A single window of Archangium gephyra DNA harbors:
- a CDS encoding SDR family oxidoreductase, which yields MRQLEGKVALVTGASSGIGRATAIAMARAGAKLVIASRGQEGNAETVALIREQGGEAVALRTDVTKASEVESLVRGTVEHYGRLDVAFNNAGTTTAPKAIHEYDEEEWDSVMDTNLRAVWLCMKYQVRQMLAQGGGSIVNMSSMAGLIGTKGLGSYTASKHGVLGLTKTAALEYAQQNIRVNAVCPAVIRGTVLVENIFRDHPELGERLAATHPIGRVGQPHEVAEAVVWLCSDAASFVTGHALNVDGGTFAGR from the coding sequence ATGAGGCAGCTGGAAGGAAAGGTCGCGCTGGTGACGGGCGCGAGCTCGGGGATCGGCCGTGCCACGGCCATCGCCATGGCCCGGGCCGGCGCGAAGCTCGTCATCGCCAGCCGTGGCCAGGAGGGCAACGCGGAGACGGTGGCGCTCATCCGCGAGCAGGGAGGCGAGGCCGTCGCCCTCCGCACGGACGTGACGAAGGCCTCGGAGGTCGAGTCGCTCGTGCGCGGCACCGTCGAGCACTACGGCCGGCTGGATGTGGCCTTCAACAACGCGGGCACCACCACCGCGCCCAAGGCCATCCACGAGTATGACGAGGAGGAGTGGGACTCCGTCATGGACACCAACCTCCGGGCCGTCTGGCTGTGCATGAAGTACCAGGTGCGGCAGATGCTCGCGCAGGGCGGTGGCTCCATCGTCAACATGTCCTCCATGGCCGGGCTGATTGGAACCAAGGGACTCGGCTCGTACACCGCGAGCAAGCACGGGGTGCTCGGCCTCACGAAGACGGCGGCGCTCGAGTACGCGCAGCAGAACATCCGCGTGAACGCCGTGTGCCCGGCCGTCATCCGCGGCACCGTGCTGGTGGAGAACATCTTCCGGGACCATCCCGAGCTGGGCGAGCGGCTCGCGGCCACGCACCCCATTGGACGGGTGGGCCAGCCGCATGAAGTCGCCGAGGCGGTGGTGTGGCTGTGCTCCGACGCGGCCTCCTTCGTCACGGGCCACGCGCTCAACGTCGACGGCGGCACCTTCGCCGGACGCTGA